Proteins encoded together in one Roseibacterium elongatum DSM 19469 window:
- a CDS encoding YqgE/AlgH family protein, producing MSPQPPTAPETENLTGKLLIAMPGMGDPRFAGSVVYLCAHSADGAMGLIVNKRVDEVTFGEMLEQLEIAPPGSAPDLPVCFGGPVEMRRGFVLHSADYHASSDEGLVVDGRFAMTATLDILEDIAAGRGPDRALMALGYAGWGPGQLESELAQNGWLTAEATSDLIFATEMERKWEAALLSLGIHPLMLSSEAGHA from the coding sequence ATGTCACCACAGCCCCCTACCGCCCCCGAGACCGAAAACCTGACCGGCAAGCTGTTGATCGCCATGCCTGGCATGGGCGATCCACGATTTGCGGGCAGCGTTGTCTATCTGTGCGCGCATTCCGCAGACGGCGCGATGGGCCTGATCGTGAACAAGCGCGTGGACGAGGTGACCTTTGGCGAAATGCTCGAACAACTCGAGATCGCGCCGCCCGGTTCGGCGCCGGATCTGCCTGTGTGTTTCGGCGGCCCGGTCGAGATGCGGCGTGGCTTTGTCCTGCACAGCGCCGATTATCACGCCTCGTCGGACGAGGGGCTGGTCGTGGACGGGCGCTTCGCGATGACGGCAACGCTGGATATTCTCGAAGATATCGCCGCGGGCCGTGGCCCGGATCGGGCGCTGATGGCCCTGGGCTATGCGGGTTGGGGGCCGGGGCAACTGGAAAGCGAGCTTGCGCAGAACGGCTGGCTGACTGCCGAGGCGACGTCCGACCTGATCTTCGCCACCGAGATGGAGCGCAAGTGGGAGGCGGCCTTGCTCAGCCTGGGCATTCACCCCTTGATGCTGTCCTCCGAGGCAGGCCACGCCTGA
- a CDS encoding L-threonylcarbamoyladenylate synthase, translated as MSAKAPTLLAPDRDGIVKAARLLADGGLVALPSETVYGLAADARNDRAVARIYEAKGRPSFNPLIVHVADMAAVERIAEMPGAARRLAAAFWPGPMTLVLPLRATAGLSPLVTAGLPTVALRLPAHPVMRAVLAAFGGPVAAPSANPSGRISATRAEHVIAGLGAQVDAVLDAGPCAVGVESTILAPAPGGLRLLREGGLTREAITNVAGPVQEDVTPGKVEAPGQLSSHYAPEVAVRLGGAAQPGDITVGFGPGAADLTLSETGDLVEAATRLFDVLHAADRLAADRQARAIRVSDIPDEGLGRAINDRLRRAAAPR; from the coding sequence ATGAGCGCCAAGGCCCCCACCCTGCTTGCCCCCGATCGCGATGGCATCGTTAAGGCCGCACGCCTTCTGGCCGATGGCGGGTTGGTCGCGCTGCCCAGCGAAACGGTCTACGGGCTGGCCGCCGATGCGCGGAATGATCGAGCCGTGGCGCGGATCTACGAAGCCAAGGGCAGGCCAAGCTTCAACCCTTTGATCGTGCATGTGGCCGACATGGCCGCCGTGGAGCGGATTGCCGAAATGCCCGGCGCGGCGCGCAGGCTTGCGGCGGCCTTCTGGCCCGGCCCGATGACGCTGGTCCTGCCGCTGCGCGCGACGGCGGGGCTGTCGCCGCTGGTGACGGCAGGTCTGCCAACGGTCGCGTTGCGCCTGCCGGCGCATCCGGTCATGCGCGCGGTCCTTGCGGCGTTTGGCGGCCCCGTTGCCGCGCCCTCGGCCAACCCCTCGGGGCGCATCAGCGCAACGCGGGCGGAACATGTGATCGCCGGCCTCGGCGCGCAGGTCGACGCCGTGCTGGATGCGGGGCCCTGCGCGGTGGGGGTCGAGTCGACCATTCTTGCCCCTGCGCCGGGTGGCCTGCGGCTGCTGCGCGAGGGTGGCCTCACGCGCGAGGCGATCACCAACGTGGCCGGGCCGGTGCAAGAGGATGTAACCCCCGGAAAGGTCGAAGCGCCCGGTCAATTGTCGAGCCATTACGCCCCGGAGGTCGCGGTGCGCCTTGGCGGTGCGGCACAGCCCGGCGACATCACCGTGGGCTTTGGCCCGGGGGCGGCCGATCTGACCCTTTCCGAGACCGGCGATCTGGTCGAGGCCGCGACGCGGCTTTTCGATGTATTGCATGCGGCCGACAGGCTGGCCGCAGACCGCCAGGCCCGGGCGATCCGTGTCAGCGACATCCCCGACGAGGGTCTGGGCCGTGCGATCAACGATCGGCTGCGGCGGGCGGCAGCCCCGCGCTGA
- a CDS encoding acyl-CoA dehydrogenase, with the protein MPYRAPVPEITFCLEHVVGYARVTETDRFSDATPETVSALLTEAGRICEEVLAPLNRAGDLHPTTLENGVVRTPPGYAEGYRAIAEAGFAAITADPHYGGLGLPQTVATAVNEMMGSACLALQMNPLMTQGQIEALEHHASDEIKALYLPKLTSGEWCGTMNLTEPQAGSDVGALKTRAEPKGDGTYAITGQKIYISWGDNDFTENVCHLVLARLPDGAPGTKGISLFLVPKRIPDADGTPGIANSLKVVSLEHKLGLHGSPTCVMQYEGATGWLVGEPHGGIAAMFTMMNNARLGVGVHGLSIAEAATQHALAYAADRVQGRSPIENGTGTILDHADVRRMLTGMKAETFAARALALDLAVSIDLANVTGDPAMTARAAVLTPICKAYGTDTGISVADTGIQVHGGMGFIEETGAAQFYRDGRVSAIYEGTNGIQAMDLTGRKMMDGGVAAHALIDEIEAEAKAAGARGALLVATAGELRAATDRMLSLDLNDRFAGAVPYQHAFALALGGLYHLRAAQAEGEGPRTRLAQSFMARQMAAVPGLLAEAGLGAADLYALSPEDLVA; encoded by the coding sequence ATGCCTTATCGCGCCCCGGTGCCAGAGATCACCTTTTGCCTCGAGCATGTGGTCGGCTATGCCCGCGTCACCGAAACCGACCGCTTTTCCGATGCCACGCCGGAAACCGTCTCGGCCCTGCTGACCGAGGCCGGCCGCATCTGCGAAGAGGTGCTGGCACCCCTGAACCGTGCCGGCGACCTGCACCCGACCACCTTGGAGAACGGCGTCGTGCGCACCCCGCCGGGCTATGCCGAGGGCTACCGCGCCATCGCCGAGGCCGGCTTTGCCGCCATCACCGCTGACCCCCACTATGGCGGCCTCGGCCTGCCGCAGACGGTCGCAACGGCGGTCAACGAGATGATGGGCTCGGCCTGTCTGGCGCTGCAGATGAACCCGCTGATGACGCAGGGCCAGATCGAGGCGCTGGAGCATCACGCCTCGGACGAGATCAAGGCCCTTTACCTGCCCAAGCTGACAAGTGGGGAATGGTGCGGAACGATGAACCTGACCGAACCGCAGGCCGGGTCCGACGTGGGCGCGCTCAAGACCCGGGCCGAGCCGAAGGGCGATGGCACCTATGCGATCACCGGGCAGAAGATCTATATCAGCTGGGGGGACAACGACTTTACCGAGAACGTCTGTCATCTTGTCCTGGCGCGGCTGCCCGATGGTGCGCCGGGGACCAAGGGGATCAGCCTGTTCCTCGTGCCCAAGCGCATCCCCGATGCCGATGGCACCCCCGGCATCGCCAATTCGCTCAAGGTGGTCAGCCTGGAACACAAGCTTGGCCTGCATGGCAGCCCCACCTGCGTGATGCAGTACGAGGGCGCGACCGGCTGGCTGGTGGGTGAGCCACATGGCGGCATCGCGGCCATGTTCACCATGATGAACAACGCGCGTCTGGGTGTCGGCGTCCATGGTCTGTCGATTGCCGAGGCGGCCACCCAGCATGCGCTGGCCTATGCCGCCGACCGTGTGCAGGGGCGCTCGCCCATCGAGAACGGCACCGGGACGATCCTGGACCATGCCGATGTGCGCCGCATGCTGACGGGGATGAAGGCCGAAACTTTCGCCGCCCGTGCGCTGGCGCTGGATCTTGCGGTGTCGATCGACCTTGCCAATGTGACGGGCGATCCGGCGATGACCGCGCGCGCCGCGGTTTTGACGCCCATCTGCAAGGCCTATGGCACAGACACAGGGATCTCAGTGGCCGATACCGGGATCCAGGTTCATGGCGGCATGGGCTTTATCGAGGAAACGGGCGCCGCGCAGTTCTATCGCGACGGGCGTGTCTCGGCGATTTACGAGGGCACGAATGGCATCCAGGCCATGGATCTGACGGGTCGCAAGATGATGGATGGCGGGGTTGCGGCCCATGCCCTGATCGACGAGATCGAGGCCGAGGCCAAGGCCGCCGGCGCACGGGGTGCGCTGCTTGTCGCCACGGCGGGCGAATTGCGCGCGGCCACCGACCGCATGCTGTCGCTCGACCTCAATGATCGGTTTGCCGGGGCGGTGCCCTATCAGCATGCCTTCGCACTGGCCTTGGGCGGCCTCTATCACCTGCGCGCGGCACAGGCCGAGGGTGAGGGGCCGCGCACGCGGCTGGCCCAAAGCTTCATGGCCCGTCAGATGGCCGCTGTTCCGGGCCTGCTGGCCGAGGCCGGTCTGGGCGCGGCCGATCTGTACGCCCTGTCGCCGGAAGATCTGGTCGCGTGA
- a CDS encoding protein-disulfide reductase DsbD domain-containing protein, with amino-acid sequence MACLSVILGATSSLPAAAQFMGRSADDVVQVTLVEGWRMSDTRHMAGIRIDLAPGWKTYWRAPGDGGVPTELRLTEAEGITGLAIHWPRPEVFFSNGMRSIGYRDDVILPLELVLSGDGPHRLAGRIDMGVCQDVCMPITVEISGQFEADPARDPMIGAALSDRPLNATESGAGEVRCAVEPISDGLRVTVTAPLQATGNDETMVVEHADASIWVSEAMTQRDGGTLTGVADIVPPDHGPFALNRSDLRITVIGSRMAVDLGGCTG; translated from the coding sequence GTGGCCTGTCTTTCGGTGATCCTCGGCGCGACCTCGTCCCTGCCTGCGGCAGCGCAGTTCATGGGTCGGTCGGCCGATGATGTCGTCCAGGTCACCCTGGTCGAAGGGTGGCGCATGTCGGACACCCGGCACATGGCCGGGATTCGCATCGATCTTGCCCCCGGCTGGAAAACCTACTGGCGCGCGCCCGGCGATGGCGGCGTTCCGACAGAGCTGCGCCTGACCGAGGCCGAGGGGATCACCGGGCTGGCGATCCACTGGCCGCGCCCCGAGGTCTTCTTTTCCAATGGCATGCGGTCGATCGGGTATCGCGACGATGTCATCCTGCCGCTGGAACTCGTGCTTTCGGGCGACGGGCCGCATCGCCTTGCGGGACGCATCGACATGGGGGTCTGCCAGGATGTCTGCATGCCCATCACGGTCGAGATATCGGGCCAGTTCGAGGCCGACCCCGCACGCGACCCCATGATCGGGGCGGCCCTGTCCGATCGCCCCTTGAACGCGACCGAGTCGGGTGCAGGCGAGGTGCGTTGTGCGGTCGAGCCGATTTCCGATGGCTTGCGCGTCACGGTCACCGCCCCGCTGCAAGCGACCGGCAATGACGAGACGATGGTCGTGGAACATGCCGACGCGTCGATCTGGGTGTCCGAGGCGATGACGCAGCGCGATGGCGGTACCTTGACCGGCGTCGCGGATATCGTGCCCCCCGATCACGGGCCCTTTGCCCTGAACCGGTCTGACCTCAGGATCACGGTGATCGGCAGCCGGATGGCTGTCGATCTCGGCGGCTGCACCGGCTAG